CGGGCAGAGCCCAGGAGACCGCTCATGGCCGAGAACGCCCCTGCGACTGCCGCGCCCAGCGCGAAGCGGGACCGCACCCACTGGTTGTACATCGCCGTCATCGCCGCCGTGGTGCTCGGCATCGCGGTCGGCCTGGTGAGCCCGGAGACCGGGGTGGCGCTCAAGCCGCTCGGCACCGGGTTCGTCGACCTCATCAAGATGATGATCAGCCCGGTCATCTTCTGCACGATCGTCCTGGGCATCGGCTCGGTGCGCGCCGCGGCCAGCGTCGGCAAGGTCGGCGGCCTGGCCCTCGCCTACTTCCTCACCATGTCGACGTTCGCGCTGGCCATCGGCCTCGTCGTCGGCAACCTCATCCAGCCCGGCGAGGGCCTGTCCATCAACCCGGACTACGAGCCCCCGGCCGCGGCCGAGGAGGGCGAGGGCGGCCTGGTCGGCTTCGTCCTCGGGCTCATCCCGACGACGCTGGTGTCCCCGCTGGTCGGGGAGTCGGTGCTGTCGACGCTGTTCGTCGCGCTGCTCGTCGGCTTCGGCATCCAGGCGCTCGGCGGCTCCACCGGCGCGGCGGCCCTGCGCGGGATCGGCGTGTTCCAGAAGGTCGTCTTCAAGGTCCTGGCCATGATCATGTGGGTCGCCCCGGTCGGGGCGTTCGGCGCCATCGCCGCCGTCGTCGGCGAGACCGGCGTGGATGCGCTGCGCAGCCTCGCGCTGCTCATGGTCGCCTTCTACCTGACCTGCGCGCTGTTCGTCATCGGGATACTCGGCTCGCTGCTCAAGGTCGTCACCGGGCTCAGCATCTTCTCGGTGCTGCGGTACCTGGCGCGGGAGTTCCTGCTCATCGTCTCCACGTCGTCCTCGGAGACGGCGCTGCCCCGCCTCATCGCCAAGATGGAGCACCTCGGTGTGTCCCGCCCCGTCGTCGGCATCACCGTCCCGACCGGCTACAGCTTCAACCTCGACGGCACCGCGATCTACCTGACGATGGCGTCGCTGTTCATCGCCGAGGCGACCGGCACCCCGCTGGCCATCGGCGAGCAGATCAGCCTGCTCGTCTTCATGATCATCGCCTCGAAGGGCGCCGCGGGCGTCACCGGCGCCGGCCTGGCCACCCTGGCCGGCGGGCTGCAGTCCCACCGCCCCGACCTGGTCGACGGCGTCGGGATCATCGTCGGCATCGACCGGTTCATGTCCGAGGCCCGCGCGGTGACCAACTTCGCCGGCAACGCGGTCGCCACCCTGCTCATCGGCCACTGGACCGGCGGGATCGACATGGACCGGGTCCGCACCGTGCTCGGCGGCGGCGACCCGTTCGACGAGGCCACCATGCTCGACCCCGACGGCGGGCACGGCGAGGCCCCCGAGGAGCAGGAGCGCCAGCTCGAGGGCTCGACGCGCTGAGGCGGTCGCGGGGAGGCCCACGGGTGGGGCGGGTCCGCGGACCCGCCAACCGTCGGGCCTCCTGGCTCGTGGTCGATCGGGTCAGCGGCAGAAGTTGACGACGCCGTAGAGCCGGCCGTCCGGACCGCGGGCCGCCCCGGCCCACATCCGCGACCATGTTCCGGACGCCACCGTGGCGTGGGGCGGCGACTCCTGCCAGGCCCTGACCAGGGCCGGGGCGTCGCCGCCCACCGCCACGATCTGCCCGTTCCAGCCGGTCCCGCCGTGGAACAGCGAGCGGGAGGCGGCCATGGCGGAGGCGAGGGCGACGGGGTCGCCGCAGGCCGCGCGCGCCACGCCGCCGCGGATGCCGTACAGGCCCGAGGGGTCCGCCACCGTGACGCCGGTGTCGGCGCCGATGTGCCAGAGCGGACGACCGTCGGCGCGGTAGACGACGAGGTTGCCGTCCGGCTGGAGCACGGTGCGGGCCCCGGGGTTGCCGGCGCTGCGGGAGTCCCACAGCGGGCGGCCCGAGGCGGAGTAGACGACGAGGTTGCCGTCGCCCTGCATGACGGTGCGGGCGCCCGCGTTGCCGTGGGTGCCCGCGTGCCAGCGCACCCGGCCGCCCGCCGCGTGGACGACGAGGTTGCCGTCGGTCTGCATGACGAGGCGGTAGGAGCCGGACACCACCTGCTGGCCGCCCTGCAGCACGCTGCCCGCGCCGAGCCCGGGGGGCACGGCGGCCCGGGCACCGGTGGCCGGGGCCAGCAGGGCCGCGAGGACCAGCAGGAGGCACGCCAGCAGGGCGGCGGGGCGTGCGGGGACGCGCAGGGGCACGGTGGCGCTCATCGGCAGGAGGCTCTCTGGCAGGGCTGCGCACACCACGCAGACGGACCCGCCGGGGAGCGCGTCCGCCAGTCAGACGGGGGGTGGACGCAGCGAGGGGGTCACTCGTCAGTCACTGACGGTGCCACCCCGATGACGCATCGCGCAAGCATCCCCGCTGCAGCAGGGCCGTCCGGGTGAACGGCGGGCCTCGTCCGGCGCGCCACCGCTCGGTGCAGGCGGTGGTGACGTCGTCCCTCGGTGGTGGTGCAACGTTTGACGACCTCGTCGACGAGGGACGGTCAGGGCGTCAGGACCGCCACCCCACCAGGAGGACCTCCGTGCGCACCCCCCCGACCGTCGTCGCCGCCCTCGCTGCCGCCGCCCTGGGCCTGTCGGCGTGCGCCGGCAGCGACGCCCCCGCCGACGGCACGGAGGTCGAGGCGCCCGCAGACCAGGGCGACGACAGCACCTCCGACGACGCCTCCGACGACCAGGGCGACAGCACCGACGACGGCGCGGACGACGGCGACGACGACGGAGCCGACGACCAGGTGGACGACAGCACGGCCGGCGACGGCGCGGACGACCAGGGCGACGACCAGGTGGACGACAGCAGCCCCGAGGACGGGTCGGACGACCAGGGCGACGACAGCACCTCCGACGACGCCTCCGACGACCAGGGGGACGACACCGACGACAGCACCGACGGCTGAGCCCGCCCGGGCCGTCCCGGCGCGCCCGCCGGGTTTGCGGCCCCCGGCCCCCGGGCACTGCCGGAGGGTCGTCGGACACCGACCCTCGGACACCGGCGGGGAAGGACTCGCCGTGCAGGTGGGCTACAAGATCGCGACCGAGGGCGCCGGCCCCAAGGAGCTCGTCGAGCTGGCCGTGCACGCCGAGCGGGCAGGCTTCGACTTCGTCGAGCTGAGCGACCACTTCCACCCGTGGCTGGAGTCCCAGGGGCACAGCCCGTTCACGTGGACGGTGCTCGGCTCCATCGCCTCGAGCACCGACCGGATCGGCCTGGCGACCGGGGTGACCTGCCCCACCGTCCGCTACCACCCGGCCGTCATCGCCCAGGCCGCGGCCACCACCGCGCTGCTCAGCGACGGCCGCTTCGTGCTCGGCGTCGGCTCCGGCGAGCGGCTCAACGAGCACGTCGTCGGCACGGTGTTCCCGGCCGTCAAGGCACGCCACGCCATGCTCCGCGAAGCCCTGGAGATCATCCGGCTGCTCTGGCAGGGCGGCTACCAGTCCTACGACGGGCGCTACCTGCAGCTGGAGGACGCCCGCGTCTTCGACCTGCCGGACACGCTCCCCCTCATCGCCGTGGCCTGCAGCGGGAGGCCGTCGGCCACCCTGGCCGCCGAGCTCGGCGACGGGATCTTCGCGACCGAGGCCGACCCCGAGATCAACGCGCTCTTCGAGGCGGCGGGCGGCTCCGGCCCCCGCTACGCCGAGGTGCCCATGGCCTGGGCCGAGACCGAGCAGGCGGCCGCGGCGTCGGCGTGGGAGACCAGCCGCTGGGCGCTCACCGGCTGGAAGGTCATGAGCGAGCTGCCCAACCCGGTCAACTTCGAGGCCGCCAGCCAGACCGTCACCCTCGACGACGTGCGCGGGCAGTTCGCCTGCGGGCCTGGGCTCGAGGACAAGGTGGCCAAGGCGCGCACGTACGCCGACGCCGGGTTCGACCACCTGGTCATGCAGAACGTCGGTCCCGACCAGCACGCCTTCCTCGACTGGGCCTCCGACGGCCTCCTCGGGGCGGTACGGGGCCTGCCGGGGCACTGAGCCGTCGCGTCCCCCGCCCCTTCCGGCGGGGGACGCCCGGACCGACCGGAGGCGGCGGTCCCGGCTGCCGTCAGAGCCGGTAGGCGCCGCCCCGCGGGACAGGGTGCACCCGGTCGCGCAGGCCCGCGGTCGCGGCGGCGGCCAGGAAGTCGTCCAGGCCCGACGTGAAGACGTCGTAGTCGTCGTAGTGGACCGGCACGACCGCGCGGGGGTCGACCGTGCGCACCGCCTCGACCCCCTGCTCGGCGTCCATCGTCACCAGCAGCCCGAGCACGCGGGTGCCGCCGAGGTGCACGAGCCCCAGGTCGAGCACCGGGTGCCGGCGCGGGATCTCGGCCAGGTCGTCGTGCACGAGCGTGTCCCCGGACACCCACACCCGGTGGACCGGGCCGTCGAGACCGTCGGTCTCCAGCACGCTGCCGTTGACGTCGGGCAGGACCAGGTCCGTCACGCCGGGCCCGTGGCGGGCCGGCGTCGCGGTGATGCTCAGCGTCCGCCCGCCGCGCCGGACCAGCACCCGGTCCCAGGTGCCCGTGCCGACGGTGCGGGTGAACCCCCGGCTGGCGAGCCCGGCGGCGGCCTGCTCCGTGGTGACCACGGGCAGGTCGTGGTCGAGGTCGCGCTCGGCCACCTGGTCGAAGTGGTCGCCGTGCAGGTGCGACAGCAGGACGAGGTCCAGCGGCGGCAGGTCGGCGACGTCCATGGCCGGGTCCGTGAGCCGGGTGGTGTGCATGCCGTAGCCGATCGACACCTTCTCGTGCCGGTGCACGAACGTGGGGTCGGTGAGGACGGTGAACCCGCCGAGCCGCAGCAGCACGGTGGCGTTGCCGACGAAGACCAGGGAGTCCTCGGGCAGCGGAGAGCCCGTCCCGGTGCTGCGCGGCGGGGGGCTGTCGTCGAGGTCCAGCACGGTGTCCACCTGCGGCTGCTACCCGCCGGGACCCCGCCGATGCATGCGAGGTCACGGGGGGACCGGACCGCCGGGCTGTCACCGCGGCCGGCCCGCTGCCGCCGTCCGCGCGCTCCCCGGCGACCCGGACGGCCCGCCCGCGCAGCGCACCGCGACACCGGCTGCACCAGCGGGGTGGTGCGCGCCCGCCCTCCTGCACCCGGACCCCGCGCCTGCCGACACCTCCTGCATGACCGCGCCCCTGCGAAGCCGCCGACGAGGACACCTGATCGTCCCCGCCACGGTGGCCCTCCTGCTGCTCTCCCCGCTCGCGCCCGCCGCCGTCGGCAGCCCCGGTACCGCGACGGCCCCCGCCGCCGCCCAGGCCGCCGGTCCTGCCCACGCGGACGCCGAGGGCCACGCGCACACCGACGCCGGCCACGGCGACGCGGTGGGCCACGCGCACCCCAAGACGCACGACCACGCCGCAGGCACCCCCGGCACCCCCGGCGCCGCCGCCGACGAGGACCCTGCGGACGCCGCGGGCCACGCCCACCCGAAGGCGCACGACCACGCCGACGCCGGCGACCACGCCGACGGCGAGGCCCACGCGGCGGCGCACTCCCACGACCCCGGCGCCGGCTGCGAGGGCGAGACCGTCCGCGTCACGCCCGACGCCCCGCTCGCCTGCGCCCACGCCGACGTCCCGCCGCCCGGCGTGGACGTCACGGTCCCGGTGACCACGGCCGAGGCGCTGTCCCGCGAGGGCTCCGCCGAGGCCGCGACCGACGCCGCGCAGGAGCTCGGTGCCCCCGCCGTCGTCCAGGCCGCCGCGACCCCGTCGGTCCGCTGCGACGGCGACGGCAGGTCCGGCTACCGCGTGCAGGCGATGTACGTCGTCGAGGTCGGCAAGGTCAACCGCTACGCCGAGCTGCTGCCGTCCCTGAAGACCTGGGCCGCCGGCACCGACACCGTCGTCAACCGCTCCGCCGCCCTCACCGGCGGGGTCCGCGACGTCCGCTTCGTCCACGAGCCCGGCACGACGGACTGCCAGCCGGTCGTCCTCAACGTCACCGTGCCGGCCGGCGGGCTCGCGTCCTTCGACGCCAGCATCCGCGCGCTGCAGGCCCAGGGCTACAGCGACCCGGCCCGCAAGTACCTCATGTGGACCGACGCCACCGTGCTGTGCGGCATCGCCCTGCAGTACCTCGACGACCAGCCCGGCCAGGGCAACGCCAACAACGGCCTGTACCCGCAGTACGCCCGCACCGACTCCGGGTGCTGGGGGGGCACGTACTCCGTGGAGGCGCACGAGCTCGTCCACACCCTCGGCGGTGTCCAGCGCAGCGCCCCCAACTCCACCGCCGCCGGCCACTGCCGGGACGAGTCGGACCGGATGTGCTACGTCGACGGCGCCGGCGTCGTCATGCGCCAGGTCTGCCCCGGCGAGAACGAGGCGCTGCTCGACTGCGGCGCCGACGACTACTTCTCCACCTTCCCGGTGGTCGGCTCCTACCTGGACGGCCGGTGGAACTCCGCCGACAGCCGCTTCCTCGTCGGCGGCGGCGACGGCACCGACGGCGGGCAGGCCGGGCTCCCGACCAGGCTCGGCGTCCAGGTCCAGGTCAACTCCCCCGGCGTCCCCGGGCTGCCCACCCAGGCGACCGCCGCCCTCCAGCTGCCCGCGGGCCGCACCGCCGGCGTCGCGTGGACCGTCTCCCGCGCCGACTGCGTGCTCGGCACCCCCCGCGAGCTGCAGACGAGCGTGACCTGCCCCGCGGCCTCGACCGCCACGGTCACCCTGACGGCGACCGCCACCGACAGCACCGGCCAGAAGGCCACCGCTGCCTCGCCGCTCACCTTCGCGACCAGCCCGCGGCGCGCGGCGGCCGTGGTGGTCGACGTCGACGGTGCCACCGGCACCTCCACCGGCTGCCTCGGCGCCACCGCCCCGGTCACGGGCACCGTCGTCGACGCCCTCAGCGGCGTGCCCGTCCTCGGCGTCACCGTCGAGATGCGGCGCCGGACCGCCACGACCGTGGCCGCCACCGCCGGCACCGCGGTCTCGACCGTCGCCGGCAGGGCCACCGTCCGCCCGCCCCTGGTGGACGGCCAGCTGTGGAGCGCCCGCACCCGCGCCGTCGGCCCCTTCGACGTCGCCGCCTCCACCGCCGACGTCCTCGTCCGCACCGTGGCCTGCACCGCGACGGTCACCCTGGCCGCCGCGGCGAGCACCGCCTGGGCCGGCGACACCGTCGCCTTCTCGGGCACCGCGGTCCGCACCACCCCGGCCGGGGTCTCCTCGCCGGTGGCCGGGGCGACCGTGACGCTGGTGCAGACGCAGCCCGGCTCGACGACGCCGCGCACCATCGGCACGACCCGCACGGACGCCTCCGGGGCCTGGTCCGCCTCCCCGGTCGTGCTCGCCAGCGGGCCGGTGCAGGCGCGCCTCGCCGCTGTCCCGGGCA
This portion of the Aquipuribacter hungaricus genome encodes:
- a CDS encoding cation:dicarboxylate symporter family transporter, with product MAENAPATAAPSAKRDRTHWLYIAVIAAVVLGIAVGLVSPETGVALKPLGTGFVDLIKMMISPVIFCTIVLGIGSVRAAASVGKVGGLALAYFLTMSTFALAIGLVVGNLIQPGEGLSINPDYEPPAAAEEGEGGLVGFVLGLIPTTLVSPLVGESVLSTLFVALLVGFGIQALGGSTGAAALRGIGVFQKVVFKVLAMIMWVAPVGAFGAIAAVVGETGVDALRSLALLMVAFYLTCALFVIGILGSLLKVVTGLSIFSVLRYLAREFLLIVSTSSSETALPRLIAKMEHLGVSRPVVGITVPTGYSFNLDGTAIYLTMASLFIAEATGTPLAIGEQISLLVFMIIASKGAAGVTGAGLATLAGGLQSHRPDLVDGVGIIVGIDRFMSEARAVTNFAGNAVATLLIGHWTGGIDMDRVRTVLGGGDPFDEATMLDPDGGHGEAPEEQERQLEGSTR
- a CDS encoding TIGR03557 family F420-dependent LLM class oxidoreductase; amino-acid sequence: MQVGYKIATEGAGPKELVELAVHAERAGFDFVELSDHFHPWLESQGHSPFTWTVLGSIASSTDRIGLATGVTCPTVRYHPAVIAQAAATTALLSDGRFVLGVGSGERLNEHVVGTVFPAVKARHAMLREALEIIRLLWQGGYQSYDGRYLQLEDARVFDLPDTLPLIAVACSGRPSATLAAELGDGIFATEADPEINALFEAAGGSGPRYAEVPMAWAETEQAAAASAWETSRWALTGWKVMSELPNPVNFEAASQTVTLDDVRGQFACGPGLEDKVAKARTYADAGFDHLVMQNVGPDQHAFLDWASDGLLGAVRGLPGH
- a CDS encoding MBL fold metallo-hydrolase — protein: MDTVLDLDDSPPPRSTGTGSPLPEDSLVFVGNATVLLRLGGFTVLTDPTFVHRHEKVSIGYGMHTTRLTDPAMDVADLPPLDLVLLSHLHGDHFDQVAERDLDHDLPVVTTEQAAAGLASRGFTRTVGTGTWDRVLVRRGGRTLSITATPARHGPGVTDLVLPDVNGSVLETDGLDGPVHRVWVSGDTLVHDDLAEIPRRHPVLDLGLVHLGGTRVLGLLVTMDAEQGVEAVRTVDPRAVVPVHYDDYDVFTSGLDDFLAAAATAGLRDRVHPVPRGGAYRL